The sequence GGGGCCGAGCTGCTGCTGGTCGACGACCGGCGCGACGAATCCGGGGAGCTCGCGGTGCCCGGGGCGCTGGCCGCGTACACGAAGGTGCTGACCGGGCGCGGCGCGGGCCCGGCGGCGGCCCGCAACCTGGGCTGGCGGGCGGCCCGCGGCGAGTGGGTGGTCTTCCTCGACGACGACGTGGAACCCGATGCCGACTGGTCCCGGCGCCTCGTCGAGGACCTGGCCGTCGGCGCGAGGGTCGGCGGCGTGCAGGGCCGGGTGACGGTGCCGCTGCCGGCGGACCGCCGCCCCACCGACTGGGAACGCGGCACCGCCGGGCTGGCCGAGGGCCGCTGGATCACCGCCGACATGGCCTACCGCCGGGCGGCGCTGGTCGCCGCCGGCGGTTTCGACGAGCGCTTCCCCCGCGCCTACCGGGAGGACGCCGAGCTGGCCCACCGGGTCCGGCGCGCCGGCTGGCGGCTGGTGCGCGGCCACCGCCGGGTGACCCATCCGGTACGCCCGGAGAGCCGCCGGGTCAGCCTGCGCACCCAGCGGGGCAACGCCGACGACGCGCTGCTGCGCCGGTTGTACGGCCCGAACTGGCGCCGGGACCTCGACCTGCCCCCGGGCCGGCGGCCCCGGCACGCCGCGGTCGCCACGGCGGGCGCGGTGGCGTCCGTCGCCGCCGTGCTGCGCGCCCTGGAGCGCCCCGGCGGCCGGCGCCGTGCCCTCGGCGTGGTGGCCACCATCGCCGGGCTCGGGTGGGCCGTCGGCACCGCCGAGTTCGCCCGGGCCCGCATCGCCCCCGGTCCGCGCACCCCCGACGAGGTCGCCACCATGCTGGTGACCAGCGCGCTGATCCCGCCGCTCGCCACCGTCCACTGGGTACGCGGCTGGTGGCGGGCCCAGTCGGTGCCCGCCGGGGCGGTCGTCACGGCGGACCTGCCCGGGGCGGGATGCTGATGTTTACCTCGCCTGCCCTCGGCACCTGCTCGGACCTGGCTCCTCCCGGTCCCGCCCTGTTCGACGCGGTGCTGCTCGACCGGGACGGCACGCTGATCGAGGACGTGCCCTACAACGGCGACCCGGAGAAGGTCCGCCCGGTGCCCGGCGCGCGCGAGGCGCTGGACCGGCTGCGCGCGGCCGGGCTGCGCCTGGCGGTGGTCACCAACCAGTCCGGGCTGGCCCGCGGCTACTTCACGAAGCAGCAGATGCACGCGGTGCACGCCCGGATCGAGGAGCTGCTGGGACCCTTCGACGACTGGCGGATCTGCCCGCACGACGACATCGACGGCTGCGCCTGCCGCAAACCGGCGCCCGGGCTGGTGCACGCCGCCGCCCGCGCGCTGGGCACCGCGCCCCGGCGCTGCGTCCTGGTCGGCGACATCGGCCGGGACATGACCGCCGCGCTCGCGGCCGGGGCCACCGGGATCATGGTGCCCACCCCGGTCACCCGGCCCGAGGAGGTCGCCGAGGCGCCGGCCGTCGCGCCGGACCTGCCGGCGGCGGTGGACGAGATCCTGCGCCGGATGCGGGCGGTCCGGCCGATGGTGCCCCGTGCCGGCCGGGCCGGCACCGTCCTCGTGGTCCGCAGCGACTCGGCCGGGGACGTGCTGGTCACCGGCCCCGGCATCCGGGCGGTCGCCGCCGGCGCGGCGCGGGTGGTGCTGCTCTGCGGGCCGCGCGGCCGGGCCGCCGCCGAACTGCTGCCCGGCGTGGACGAGCTGATCGAATGGCGGCTGCCCTGGATCGACGGCTCGCCCGAGCCGGTCGACCCCGAGGACATGCGCCGGCTGACCGCGCGCCTCGCCGCCGTCAGCGCCGACGAGGCCGTCCTCTTCACCTCCTTCCACCAGTCCCCGCTGCCGCTGGCCCTCCTGCTGCGGATGGCCGGGGTGCCCCGGATCAGCGCGATCAGCGACGACTACCCCGGCTCCCTGCTCGACGTCCGGCACCGGGTACCGGTCGGGGTGCCCGAACCGGAACGGGCCCTGTCGCTCGCCGCGGCGGCCGGCTTCGCCCTCGCCCCGCACGACGAGCCGGCGCTGCGCCTGCGGGACGACCTGACCTCGCCGGCCATCACCAGCCCGGCCGCCGGGGCGCCGGAACACCCGGCCGGCGACTACGTGGTGGTGCACCCCGGCTCGTCGGTGCCGGCGCGAGCCTGCCCGGCGGACCGCTGCGCCGAGATCGTGGCCGCCCTCGTCGCCGACGGGTGGCGGGTCCTGGTCACCGGCGGGCCCGGCGAGCGGGACCTGACCGCGCGGGTTGCCGCCGGTGGCGGCACCGACCTCGGCGGAACCACCGACCTGGCCGGGCTCGCCCGGCTCATCGCCGGTGCCCGCTGCCTGGTGATCGGCAACACCGGACCGGCACACCTCGCCGCCGCGGTCGGCACCCCGGTGGTCAGCCTGTTCGCGCCGACCGTCCCGTTCGGACAGTGGGGACCGTACCGGGTGCCGGCCGTCCGGCTCGGCGACGCCGGGGCGGCCTGCCGGGATACCCGGGCGGCTGTCTGCCCGGTCGCCGGGCACCCCTGCCTGAGCGGCGTCGACCCGGGTGCGGTGGTCGCGGCCGTACGCCTGCTCACCCCCGCGCCGCCGGACTAGACCGCGCCGCTGCCCACCCCCGCCCCCGCCCGCCCGCTGTGATCTTGAGGAGAGGCATGAACGTTCTGCTGTGGCACGTGCACGGCTCCTGGACGACGTCGTTCG comes from Micromonospora viridifaciens and encodes:
- a CDS encoding glycosyltransferase family 2 protein — translated: MISVVVPTLGRPSLAALLDALAGQLGELPGAELLLVDDRRDESGELAVPGALAAYTKVLTGRGAGPAAARNLGWRAARGEWVVFLDDDVEPDADWSRRLVEDLAVGARVGGVQGRVTVPLPADRRPTDWERGTAGLAEGRWITADMAYRRAALVAAGGFDERFPRAYREDAELAHRVRRAGWRLVRGHRRVTHPVRPESRRVSLRTQRGNADDALLRRLYGPNWRRDLDLPPGRRPRHAAVATAGAVASVAAVLRALERPGGRRRALGVVATIAGLGWAVGTAEFARARIAPGPRTPDEVATMLVTSALIPPLATVHWVRGWWRAQSVPAGAVVTADLPGAGC
- a CDS encoding HAD-IIIA family hydrolase, giving the protein MFTSPALGTCSDLAPPGPALFDAVLLDRDGTLIEDVPYNGDPEKVRPVPGAREALDRLRAAGLRLAVVTNQSGLARGYFTKQQMHAVHARIEELLGPFDDWRICPHDDIDGCACRKPAPGLVHAAARALGTAPRRCVLVGDIGRDMTAALAAGATGIMVPTPVTRPEEVAEAPAVAPDLPAAVDEILRRMRAVRPMVPRAGRAGTVLVVRSDSAGDVLVTGPGIRAVAAGAARVVLLCGPRGRAAAELLPGVDELIEWRLPWIDGSPEPVDPEDMRRLTARLAAVSADEAVLFTSFHQSPLPLALLLRMAGVPRISAISDDYPGSLLDVRHRVPVGVPEPERALSLAAAAGFALAPHDEPALRLRDDLTSPAITSPAAGAPEHPAGDYVVVHPGSSVPARACPADRCAEIVAALVADGWRVLVTGGPGERDLTARVAAGGGTDLGGTTDLAGLARLIAGARCLVIGNTGPAHLAAAVGTPVVSLFAPTVPFGQWGPYRVPAVRLGDAGAACRDTRAAVCPVAGHPCLSGVDPGAVVAAVRLLTPAPPD